One genomic segment of Microcella indica includes these proteins:
- a CDS encoding J domain-containing protein produces the protein MSESPLAAGPYEVLGVSPTASDEELKRAYRARLRAAHPDTGGSAAEFDRVQQAWQRVGTPAARRAYDLGADAEAGSPGSTWAQSSSGGGMRRGDTRPGAKAHGHPGGWYREQFLDLMNEWIGRGDGDVDPFDPQLVRRAPREIRHLLAAAIAEEKSATALTTLGMGFTIWHDVLAGATRDDKLDHIVLGPTGLWAVLSEDWGEPVRVKRGELIGEGLASGERPLHLLAQRAKVVARAAKVKFSALVIVVEDAQAPASLTELSSIRGAQGLLVQRSRLVNLIRTGLPGVGVGGTDLFEVRTRLQQTVRFV, from the coding sequence ATGTCAGAGTCCCCCCTTGCCGCCGGCCCGTACGAGGTGCTCGGCGTGAGCCCGACGGCGAGCGATGAGGAGCTGAAGCGCGCGTATCGGGCGCGGCTGCGTGCCGCGCATCCGGATACCGGGGGGTCGGCGGCGGAGTTCGATCGCGTGCAGCAGGCCTGGCAGCGTGTCGGCACGCCCGCGGCGCGGCGCGCCTACGATCTGGGCGCCGATGCGGAAGCGGGCTCGCCAGGGTCGACGTGGGCGCAGTCGTCGTCGGGTGGCGGCATGCGGCGCGGCGACACGCGCCCGGGCGCGAAGGCGCACGGCCACCCGGGCGGCTGGTACCGCGAGCAGTTCCTCGATCTCATGAACGAGTGGATCGGCCGCGGCGACGGCGACGTCGACCCGTTCGACCCGCAGCTGGTGCGGCGCGCGCCCCGCGAGATTCGCCACCTGCTGGCGGCGGCGATCGCGGAGGAGAAGTCGGCGACGGCGCTCACGACGCTCGGCATGGGCTTCACGATCTGGCACGACGTGCTGGCGGGGGCGACGCGCGACGACAAGCTCGACCACATCGTGCTGGGCCCGACGGGCCTGTGGGCGGTGTTGAGCGAGGACTGGGGCGAGCCGGTGCGCGTCAAGCGCGGCGAGCTGATCGGCGAGGGCCTCGCCTCGGGCGAGCGGCCCCTGCACCTGCTGGCGCAGCGGGCGAAGGTGGTGGCGCGGGCGGCGAAGGTCAAGTTCTCAGCGCTCGTGATCGTGGTCGAGGATGCTCAGGCTCCTGCTTCTCTCACCGAACTCAGCTCGATCCGCGGGGCGCAGGGGCTGCTCGTGCAGCGGTCGCGCCTCGTGAACCTCATCCGCACGGGCCTGCCGGGTGTCGGGGTGGGCGGCACCGACCTGTTCGAGGTGCGCACGCGCCTGCAGCAGACTGTGCGCTTCGTGTAG
- a CDS encoding bifunctional phosphatase PAP2/diacylglycerol kinase family protein — protein sequence MPRFRAPADRSRSADRAFDRATARAGSPSLVAEPGRRRLVLPAWVGRADRAIVKRLNRGQYHPRVDTGLRALSRAADRGLQWFGIAFSLAAAGRWRAGIRGVGSLLTASAVANLIGKRLFGGQRPDHTLLPAARRIRRLPTSPSFPSGHSASAAAFAAGVAIERPVAGAVIAPVAAAVAYSRVHTGAHWPSDVVGGTLIGLGAAGASAAVARSARSGRRAVGPAAPSIPLPALPQGRGLIVIVNPAAGLGGDAGREIERRLPRAHVVRTTPDSDVAALARRALRRRGWSHAVHALGVAGGDGTVSAVAQVAREHGVPLAVFPAGTRNAFARTAGVASIADAARAIVEGAGLLTDVAEVRIGGGPWSTALNTVSLGVYPQLVEERSRLAKRVGKPLGAVLAARRVLRRSTPFTVSVNGESARVWSVFVGVSDYGTLEQGPLWRGRLDDGALDVRILHAGRRPRMAMQSFHADEVRIALHDRSTKPGFACDGEASVEQLAGVVEVAMRRGGLRVYAPGGAAAR from the coding sequence ATGCCTCGATTCCGCGCGCCTGCAGACCGTTCCCGCTCCGCCGACCGCGCCTTCGATCGCGCTACCGCGCGGGCGGGCTCGCCGAGTCTCGTCGCGGAGCCTGGTCGTCGTCGCCTGGTACTGCCGGCGTGGGTGGGGCGCGCTGACCGCGCGATCGTCAAGCGCCTGAACCGCGGGCAGTACCACCCGCGGGTCGACACCGGTCTGCGCGCCCTGTCGCGCGCCGCCGATCGCGGACTGCAGTGGTTCGGCATCGCGTTCTCGCTCGCGGCGGCGGGGCGCTGGCGCGCCGGGATTCGCGGGGTCGGCAGTCTGCTGACGGCGAGCGCGGTGGCGAACCTCATCGGCAAGCGACTGTTCGGCGGGCAGCGCCCCGACCACACGCTGCTGCCGGCGGCGCGGCGCATCCGCCGGCTGCCGACGTCGCCGTCGTTCCCCTCCGGCCATTCGGCGAGTGCTGCGGCGTTCGCGGCGGGGGTCGCGATCGAGCGCCCGGTGGCGGGCGCGGTCATCGCGCCGGTCGCGGCGGCGGTGGCGTACTCGCGCGTGCACACGGGAGCGCACTGGCCGTCCGACGTGGTGGGCGGCACGCTCATCGGTCTCGGTGCGGCGGGGGCGTCGGCGGCGGTCGCGCGGTCGGCGCGCTCGGGTCGGCGGGCGGTCGGGCCGGCGGCCCCGAGCATCCCGTTGCCGGCTCTGCCGCAGGGGCGCGGTCTCATCGTCATCGTGAACCCGGCGGCGGGGCTCGGCGGCGATGCTGGGCGCGAGATCGAGCGCCGGCTGCCGCGGGCGCACGTGGTGCGCACGACGCCCGACAGCGATGTGGCGGCGCTCGCGCGGCGGGCGCTGCGGCGGCGCGGCTGGTCGCACGCCGTGCACGCGCTCGGCGTGGCGGGTGGCGACGGCACGGTGTCGGCGGTCGCGCAGGTGGCGCGCGAGCACGGCGTGCCGCTCGCGGTGTTTCCGGCGGGCACGCGCAACGCGTTCGCGCGCACGGCGGGCGTGGCGTCCATCGCGGATGCTGCGCGCGCGATCGTCGAGGGCGCGGGCCTGCTGACCGATGTCGCCGAGGTGCGCATCGGGGGTGGGCCGTGGTCGACGGCGCTCAACACGGTGTCGCTGGGGGTGTATCCGCAGCTGGTGGAGGAGCGCTCGCGTCTGGCGAAGCGGGTGGGCAAGCCGCTCGGGGCGGTGCTCGCGGCGCGGCGGGTGCTGCGCCGGTCGACGCCGTTCACGGTGTCGGTGAACGGCGAGTCTGCGCGTGTGTGGTCGGTGTTCGTGGGGGTGAGCGACTACGGCACCCTCGAGCAGGGGCCGCTGTGGCGGGGCCGGCTCGATGATGGCGCGCTCGATGTTCGCATCCTGCACGCGGGGCGGCGGCCGCGGATGGCCATGCAGTCGTTCCACGCCGATGAGGTGCGCATCGCGCTGCACGACCGGTCGACGAAGCCGGGCTTCGCGTGCGACGGCGAGGCGTCGGTGGAGCAGCTGGCCGGTGTCGTGGAGGTGGCGATGCGGCGGGGCGGGTTGCGCGTGTACGCGCCGGGCGGTGCAGCAGCGCGCTGA
- a CDS encoding DarT ssDNA thymidine ADP-ribosyltransferase family protein — MTRRSPRTAAKSLRSPAPGATGKAAEVRPPNLPHRMFHVTHVSNLPAILEAGELRPSSAATPALKLASAITDELRSTAPVDDSVSVADCVPFSLSPLATWWGEVQDGAAGPTWSDEARAASTVDFVVLGVDLSSVDDDLVVSDGDAAAVVTSLARSPEDRKRMLARAASDAAVLQAAEALVPGSVPLSSVALVAVANDPRRDQVRALLKSAGVSIKVAVYPPWFVPVVAE; from the coding sequence GTGACTCGTCGGTCGCCGCGCACGGCGGCGAAGAGTCTGCGCAGTCCCGCGCCGGGCGCGACGGGCAAGGCGGCGGAGGTGCGGCCGCCGAATCTGCCGCACCGCATGTTCCACGTCACGCACGTGTCGAACCTGCCGGCGATTCTGGAGGCGGGGGAGCTGCGACCGTCGTCGGCCGCGACACCGGCGCTCAAGCTGGCGAGTGCGATCACGGATGAGCTGCGCTCGACCGCGCCGGTCGATGATTCGGTGTCGGTGGCGGACTGCGTGCCGTTCTCCTTGAGCCCGCTCGCGACCTGGTGGGGCGAGGTGCAGGACGGCGCTGCGGGCCCGACGTGGAGTGATGAGGCGCGGGCCGCATCCACGGTCGATTTCGTCGTGCTGGGTGTCGACCTGTCGTCGGTCGATGACGACCTGGTGGTCTCTGACGGTGATGCGGCTGCGGTGGTGACGTCGCTGGCGCGGTCGCCGGAGGATCGTAAGCGGATGCTCGCCCGCGCGGCCTCGGATGCCGCAGTCTTGCAGGCCGCGGAGGCGCTCGTGCCCGGCTCGGTGCCGCTGTCGTCGGTGGCGCTCGTCGCCGTGGCGAACGACCCGCGCCGCGATCAGGTGCGCGCGCTGCTGAAGTCGGCCGGAGTGTCGATCAAGGTCGCCGTCTACCCGCCGTGGTTCGTGCCGGTCGTCGCCGAGTAG
- a CDS encoding PfkB family carbohydrate kinase yields the protein MTEERRRATRALVLGESLIDIIVDGHTRTEVPGGSPMNLSIGLARQGIDVAFITSLGADRHADTIERRLVHEGVDVYTPRRAGRTCTATATLDDRGTPSYDFDLTWMLDHTDTPAGVPDVVHFGSLGSALQPGADQVDELVAQYRGDALVTYDPNIRPRIDPDRDAARARVDRHAALSDIVKASDEDLAYLHPELVADPADIADDVREAMIESTIARWLAAGTSLVVITRAEHGIDMATAQCKLHIPGHHPRVVDTIGGGDAFMAGLIAGLDVVGLFRATGRDTLSTLAPHILRRAGSWAQRTAEITVGRVGADSPTSVELLPRSRV from the coding sequence ATGACCGAAGAACGACGGCGGGCGACACGCGCGCTCGTGCTCGGCGAATCGCTCATCGACATCATCGTCGACGGCCACACGCGCACCGAGGTGCCCGGCGGCAGCCCCATGAACCTCAGCATCGGCCTCGCTCGCCAAGGCATCGACGTCGCCTTCATCACGTCGCTCGGCGCCGACCGGCACGCCGACACCATCGAGCGCCGACTCGTGCACGAAGGCGTCGACGTGTACACGCCTCGGCGCGCCGGCCGCACCTGCACTGCCACGGCCACGCTCGACGACCGAGGAACACCCAGCTACGACTTCGACCTCACGTGGATGCTCGACCACACCGACACTCCCGCAGGAGTGCCCGACGTCGTGCACTTCGGCTCACTCGGCTCGGCCCTGCAGCCCGGCGCCGACCAAGTCGACGAGCTCGTCGCCCAGTACCGTGGCGACGCCCTCGTCACCTACGACCCCAACATCCGCCCGCGCATCGACCCCGACCGCGACGCCGCCCGCGCGCGCGTCGACCGGCACGCCGCGCTCAGCGACATCGTCAAAGCGAGCGACGAAGACCTCGCCTACCTGCACCCCGAACTCGTCGCCGACCCGGCAGACATCGCCGACGACGTGCGCGAAGCCATGATCGAGTCGACCATCGCGCGCTGGCTCGCCGCCGGCACCTCGCTCGTCGTCATCACCCGCGCCGAGCACGGCATCGACATGGCCACCGCGCAGTGCAAGCTGCACATTCCCGGCCACCACCCGAGAGTCGTCGACACGATCGGCGGCGGGGACGCGTTCATGGCCGGCCTCATCGCCGGGCTCGACGTCGTCGGCCTCTTCCGCGCCACCGGGCGCGACACCCTGAGCACGCTCGCCCCGCACATCCTGCGCCGCGCCGGCTCGTGGGCGCAGCGCACCGCCGAGATCACCGTCGGCCGAGTCGGAGCAGACTCGCCCACCTCGGTGGAGCTGCTGCCGCGCAGCCGCGTGTAG
- a CDS encoding HNH endonuclease: MLPDQRQFVIDLDDSGVRASPTTTLDKRYVERLVRQRVHQPVFRARVLNAYGKRCAICTLKYAELLDAAHILPDSDERGLPVVTNGMAMCTIHHRAYDQNFLGVSPDYTVHINERLLADRDGPMLEYGLQAMDGKRLELPSRRDDAPDREFVAERYAAFSV, encoded by the coding sequence GTGCTGCCCGACCAGCGGCAGTTCGTCATCGACCTCGACGACAGCGGAGTGCGAGCATCCCCGACCACGACCCTCGACAAGCGCTACGTCGAGCGCCTCGTGCGGCAGCGCGTGCACCAGCCCGTGTTCCGCGCGCGCGTCCTCAACGCGTACGGCAAGCGGTGCGCCATCTGCACCCTCAAATACGCCGAGCTTCTGGATGCTGCGCACATCCTGCCCGACAGTGACGAGCGCGGCCTTCCGGTCGTGACGAACGGCATGGCAATGTGCACGATTCACCACCGCGCCTACGACCAGAACTTCCTCGGTGTCAGCCCCGACTACACCGTGCACATCAACGAGCGGCTGCTCGCCGACCGCGACGGGCCCATGCTGGAGTACGGGCTGCAGGCGATGGACGGCAAGCGGCTCGAGCTGCCGTCGCGGCGGGACGACGCGCCCGACCGCGAGTTCGTCGCCGAGCGGTACGCCGCCTTCAGCGTGTAG
- a CDS encoding HepT-like ribonuclease domain-containing protein gives MTELRSTLDTAAQLAARGRAAYDDDPALRLAFEALSNRVGDLAKRLIALDPDRFSAPIWSAAARNRDIVAHHYHRIDTDLLWQTVAHDFVALRALLDRT, from the coding sequence ATGACCGAGCTGCGTTCCACCCTCGACACTGCCGCACAGCTCGCCGCGCGGGGCCGCGCCGCCTACGACGACGACCCAGCCCTGCGACTCGCCTTCGAAGCGCTCAGCAACCGCGTGGGCGACCTCGCCAAGCGTCTTATCGCACTCGACCCCGACCGCTTCAGCGCACCCATCTGGTCGGCGGCGGCCCGCAACCGTGACATCGTCGCTCACCACTACCACCGCATTGACACCGACCTGCTGTGGCAGACCGTCGCGCACGACTTCGTCGCGCTCAGGGCGTTGCTCGACCGGACCTAG
- a CDS encoding nucleotidyltransferase family protein, with protein MTATGTVTTVALARDELSRTLRRFRGGDLEPVVLGSHRKPEAVILPYATYRVAATDSPTPTLESLRSKRRLIMRLAEVAHLDGVRVTGSVARGTAEAHSDIDLIVDPQAGASLLDLAQFGDDLEQLLGHPVDVLSSRSLDPVTDAHVLTDAVPL; from the coding sequence ATGACCGCTACCGGCACCGTCACGACCGTGGCGCTCGCGCGCGACGAGCTCAGCCGCACCCTGCGCCGATTTCGCGGCGGAGATCTTGAGCCGGTCGTGCTCGGCTCGCACCGCAAGCCCGAGGCGGTCATCCTGCCGTATGCGACGTACCGAGTAGCTGCCACCGATTCGCCCACCCCCACGCTCGAAAGCCTTCGCAGCAAGAGGCGCCTCATCATGCGGCTCGCCGAGGTGGCCCACCTCGACGGCGTTCGCGTCACCGGATCGGTGGCACGAGGCACGGCGGAGGCTCACAGCGACATCGACCTCATCGTCGACCCACAGGCCGGCGCCAGCCTTCTCGACCTTGCTCAGTTCGGCGACGACCTCGAGCAGCTGCTCGGCCATCCCGTCGACGTACTCAGCTCACGATCCCTCGACCCCGTCACCGACGCCCACGTGCTCACCGACGCCGTACCGCTGTGA
- a CDS encoding type II toxin-antitoxin system HicB family antitoxin, which yields MRDDHYTYRISWSPEDSEFVASVVEFTSLSWLAPDPAGALLGLRALVAEVVEDLRAAGDPVPEPISDRTYSGEFRLRIPPELHRALALEAAEQGVSLNRLVSAKVAS from the coding sequence ATGCGTGACGACCACTACACCTATCGCATCTCGTGGTCGCCCGAAGACAGCGAGTTCGTCGCTTCGGTCGTCGAGTTCACGTCACTCTCCTGGCTCGCACCTGATCCCGCGGGCGCCTTGCTCGGGCTGCGCGCACTGGTCGCCGAGGTCGTCGAAGATCTGCGCGCAGCCGGAGACCCGGTGCCCGAGCCCATCTCAGACCGGACATACAGCGGCGAGTTCCGCCTGCGCATTCCACCCGAGTTGCACCGCGCCCTCGCCCTCGAAGCGGCCGAGCAAGGCGTGAGCCTCAATCGCCTCGTCAGCGCCAAAGTCGCCAGCTGA
- a CDS encoding exonuclease domain-containing protein: protein MPGPGFAVVDLETTGLSPGAHERVVEIAIVHADKYGSVTGQWETLVNPQRHVGAEHIHGIRAGDLIDAPAFADIADDVMDLLSGRVMVAHNARFDRGFLTAEFGRASRALPDDAPTLCTMQLARELIPGAGRSLADCCAAFDIALEEAHRAAVDARATAELLGGYIASTAREFWFSHIDRALSVAWPSPASSGASALARWVARGSSAASVPFLQRIADRMPDFSGPAEHVEYVALLDRCLIDRHLSEHESRQLVALAEELGIGRDTAAGLHAQYFDQFAAVAWADGVLTSTEVADLAAVASLLHIPDTRLTAALAPPAATAAAQAATTDAPPPPGAFVLSPGDTVVLTGDMSRPRADLEAELVAAGFRVASAISKKVALLVAADPDSLSGKARKAREYGIPVVGEEYLQRML from the coding sequence ATGCCCGGTCCCGGATTCGCCGTCGTCGACCTGGAGACGACAGGCCTCTCACCTGGCGCCCACGAGCGCGTCGTCGAGATCGCCATCGTGCACGCCGACAAGTACGGCAGCGTGACGGGCCAGTGGGAGACCTTGGTGAACCCGCAGCGCCACGTCGGTGCCGAGCACATCCACGGCATCCGTGCGGGCGACCTCATCGATGCCCCCGCCTTCGCCGACATCGCCGATGACGTCATGGACCTGTTGAGCGGTCGGGTGATGGTGGCGCACAATGCGCGATTCGATCGCGGCTTCCTCACCGCCGAGTTCGGCCGCGCCTCGCGCGCCTTGCCCGACGACGCTCCGACCCTGTGCACGATGCAACTCGCCCGCGAGCTCATTCCCGGCGCGGGCCGCAGTCTGGCGGACTGCTGCGCGGCCTTCGACATCGCGCTCGAGGAAGCCCACCGAGCCGCCGTCGACGCTCGCGCGACGGCCGAACTCCTCGGCGGCTACATCGCGAGTACCGCCCGCGAGTTCTGGTTCTCCCACATCGATCGGGCTCTCAGCGTTGCGTGGCCGTCGCCGGCGAGCTCCGGGGCGAGCGCCCTCGCGCGGTGGGTGGCGCGCGGCTCGAGCGCAGCATCCGTTCCGTTCTTGCAGCGCATTGCCGACCGCATGCCCGACTTCTCGGGGCCAGCCGAGCACGTCGAGTACGTGGCGTTGCTGGATCGCTGCCTCATCGACCGGCACCTCTCTGAGCACGAGTCGCGCCAGCTGGTGGCGCTCGCCGAGGAGCTGGGAATCGGCCGCGACACGGCGGCCGGCCTGCACGCGCAGTACTTCGACCAGTTCGCCGCGGTCGCCTGGGCTGACGGGGTGCTGACGTCGACGGAGGTGGCAGATCTCGCCGCCGTCGCATCGCTGCTGCACATTCCGGACACACGGCTCACGGCAGCTCTCGCCCCGCCCGCCGCAACGGCGGCGGCCCAAGCGGCGACGACGGATGCTCCGCCGCCGCCCGGCGCGTTCGTGCTGTCGCCCGGCGACACGGTGGTGCTGACCGGCGACATGTCGCGCCCCCGAGCCGACCTCGAGGCTGAATTGGTCGCGGCGGGGTTCCGCGTGGCATCGGCCATCTCGAAGAAGGTTGCGCTCTTGGTCGCCGCCGACCCGGACTCGCTGTCGGGCAAGGCCCGCAAGGCGCGAGAGTACGGCATTCCGGTGGTGGGTGAGGAGTACCTTCAGCGGATGCTCTAG
- a CDS encoding NERD domain-containing protein, with protein MPRMHPTHLPEKANRSERQLFTAFEGLQDRDDWVVMTGLTVGQHVAGLSGEVDAVVIAPGRGILLIEAKTAEHVEYRDGQWFLAKNPRPTKNPLVQLDGARRSIRGFLRQRDLLKGDEPIARLVWFTNLGRWQFDNGTPHDLTFFEWELAWSDDLAKPAETVERVLAEHSAWFGEAEGVSVDPASLTAEHATDIADALLASFTAASSAADRRRARLIDERALLEDQELVLDLLETNPHLYFDGPAGCGKSWLVAVAARRAARAGRRTLLTCWNMLMAESLRELVGESPFDIEVADLNAVMLRVCGLEENPAGADDSWYRHELPELTLQALAEHPQRGGFATICVDEFQDVAGVPLLMDVLRALAVGGDPAQARFVLAGDAGQQIMRAAGERAEPLPAARELAPGLVHVRVRRNCRVAPRLLRAVSGQLGRPLDHAGDRMPDSTPGALDVVPVAEGRELPALLTALKAQLEHFGPDEVVVLSPFGAQSSLVGRFLAREPANREERQLRDLLSGERAVAWRSIFKGKGLDAAAVVLTDITPDAAAWADERRLSWNDMLYVGMTRAQYGCTVLRSEGAPWSGELDAELGAARVEAARPGVRVVGGAQNAGAAAAMVAMAGRSGGGNSKG; from the coding sequence ATGCCCCGCATGCACCCCACCCATCTGCCCGAGAAGGCGAACCGCAGCGAGCGCCAGCTCTTCACCGCATTCGAAGGCCTCCAAGACCGGGACGACTGGGTCGTCATGACCGGGCTCACGGTCGGGCAGCATGTGGCCGGCCTGAGCGGCGAGGTCGACGCGGTCGTCATTGCGCCCGGGAGGGGCATCCTGCTCATCGAGGCGAAGACGGCGGAGCATGTGGAGTACCGCGACGGGCAGTGGTTCCTCGCCAAGAATCCGCGGCCCACGAAGAACCCGCTCGTGCAGCTGGACGGTGCTCGCCGCAGCATTCGCGGCTTCCTGCGCCAACGAGACCTACTCAAAGGCGACGAGCCAATCGCCCGCCTGGTGTGGTTCACGAACCTGGGGCGCTGGCAGTTCGACAACGGCACGCCGCACGATCTGACGTTCTTCGAGTGGGAGCTGGCGTGGAGCGACGACCTGGCGAAGCCGGCCGAGACGGTCGAGCGCGTGCTGGCCGAGCACAGCGCGTGGTTCGGTGAGGCGGAAGGGGTGAGCGTCGACCCGGCATCCCTGACGGCTGAGCACGCGACCGACATCGCGGATGCCCTGCTCGCCTCCTTCACCGCCGCCAGCAGCGCGGCCGACCGTCGGCGTGCCCGGCTGATCGACGAGCGCGCCCTGCTGGAGGACCAGGAGCTCGTACTCGACCTGCTCGAGACCAACCCGCACCTGTACTTCGACGGCCCGGCGGGCTGCGGCAAGAGCTGGCTCGTCGCCGTGGCCGCGCGGCGGGCGGCGCGCGCGGGCCGCCGAACCCTGCTGACGTGCTGGAACATGCTCATGGCCGAGTCGCTGCGCGAGCTCGTCGGCGAGAGCCCGTTCGACATCGAGGTCGCCGACCTCAACGCGGTCATGCTGCGCGTCTGCGGGCTGGAGGAGAACCCGGCGGGTGCCGACGACAGCTGGTACCGGCACGAGCTGCCCGAGTTGACGCTGCAGGCTCTGGCGGAGCATCCGCAGCGGGGCGGTTTCGCCACCATCTGCGTCGACGAGTTCCAAGACGTGGCGGGCGTGCCCTTGCTCATGGACGTGCTGCGCGCCCTCGCGGTGGGCGGCGACCCGGCGCAGGCCCGCTTCGTGCTCGCGGGCGATGCCGGCCAGCAGATCATGCGGGCGGCGGGGGAGCGCGCCGAGCCGCTGCCGGCGGCGCGCGAGCTGGCGCCGGGGCTCGTACACGTGCGGGTGCGCCGCAACTGCCGGGTGGCGCCGCGTCTGCTGCGCGCGGTGAGCGGCCAGCTGGGGCGCCCCCTCGATCATGCGGGCGACCGGATGCCCGACTCGACCCCCGGCGCGCTCGACGTGGTTCCCGTGGCGGAGGGGCGCGAGTTGCCCGCCCTGCTCACCGCGCTCAAGGCCCAGCTGGAGCACTTCGGCCCCGACGAGGTAGTCGTGCTGAGCCCGTTCGGCGCGCAGTCGTCGCTAGTGGGCCGCTTTCTGGCCCGCGAGCCGGCGAACAGGGAGGAGCGGCAGTTGCGAGACCTGCTTTCGGGGGAGCGCGCGGTCGCGTGGCGGTCCATCTTCAAGGGCAAGGGCTTGGATGCTGCTGCCGTGGTGCTGACCGACATCACGCCCGACGCCGCGGCCTGGGCTGATGAGCGCCGTCTCAGTTGGAACGACATGCTCTACGTCGGCATGACGCGGGCGCAGTACGGCTGCACGGTGCTGAGGTCGGAGGGTGCGCCGTGGAGCGGCGAGCTCGACGCCGAGCTCGGGGCGGCGCGCGTCGAGGCCGCGCGGCCAGGGGTGCGGGTGGTGGGTGGCGCGCAGAACGCTGGCGCCGCTGCCGCGATGGTCGCGATGGCCGGTCGGTCTGGAGGTGGCAACTCTAAGGGTTAG
- a CDS encoding type II toxin-antitoxin system HicB family antitoxin gives MRDDHYTYRVSWSPEDSEYVASVVEFRSLSWLAPDPAAALLGLRALVADVVDDLHASGNPVPEPLSDRQYSGEFRLRIPPELHRALAIEAAEQGVSLNRLVSAKVAG, from the coding sequence ATGCGTGACGACCACTACACCTATCGGGTCTCGTGGTCCCCGGAAGACAGTGAGTACGTCGCTTCCGTCGTCGAGTTCAGGTCACTCTCCTGGCTCGCACCCGACCCCGCAGCCGCCTTGCTCGGGCTGCGCGCGCTCGTCGCCGACGTCGTCGATGACCTGCACGCGTCGGGCAACCCCGTGCCCGAGCCCCTCTCCGACCGGCAGTACAGCGGCGAATTCCGCCTCCGCATTCCGCCAGAGTTACACCGTGCCCTGGCCATCGAAGCAGCCGAACAAGGGGTGAGCCTCAACCGCCTCGTCAGCGCCAAAGTCGCCGGCTGA
- a CDS encoding HepT-like ribonuclease domain-containing protein, whose product MKGDPREQIARWTTELRTTLETAARLADRGRAAYDNDPALQLAFEALSNRVGDLAKRLVALDPERFSAPIWSAAARNRDVVAHHYHRIDTDLLWQTVAHDFVTLKELLDQISGSA is encoded by the coding sequence GTGAAAGGCGACCCGCGCGAGCAGATAGCCCGGTGGACGACCGAGTTGCGCACCACCCTCGAGACCGCCGCACGGCTCGCCGACCGGGGCCGCGCCGCCTACGACAACGACCCGGCCCTGCAGCTCGCCTTCGAAGCGCTCAGCAACCGCGTCGGCGACCTCGCCAAGCGACTCGTTGCGCTCGACCCCGAGCGATTCAGCGCACCGATCTGGTCGGCCGCAGCTCGCAACCGAGACGTCGTTGCCCACCACTATCACCGCATCGACACCGACCTGCTGTGGCAGACCGTCGCCCACGACTTCGTCACGCTCAAAGAGTTGCTCGACCAGATCTCGGGCAGCGCCTAA
- a CDS encoding nucleotidyltransferase family protein, whose product MAATSTVTTVTLARDDLSRTLRRFRSGDLEPVVLGSHRKPEAVILPYTTYRATATDTPAPTLETLRSKRRLILRLAEAAHLDGVRVTGSVARGTAEADSDIDLIVDPQAGASLLDLAQFADDLEQLLGHPVDVLSARSLDRDTDSELLADAVPL is encoded by the coding sequence ATGGCCGCTACCAGTACCGTGACGACCGTGACGCTCGCACGCGACGACCTCAGCCGTACCCTGCGCCGATTTCGCAGCGGAGACCTCGAGCCGGTCGTGCTCGGCTCACACCGCAAGCCTGAGGCGGTCATCCTGCCCTACACGACATACCGGGCGACAGCCACCGATACACCCGCCCCCACTCTCGAAACGCTTCGCAGCAAGAGACGTCTCATCCTGCGGCTCGCCGAGGCGGCCCACCTCGACGGCGTTCGCGTCACGGGATCCGTCGCGCGAGGCACCGCGGAGGCTGACAGCGACATCGACCTCATCGTCGACCCCCAGGCTGGCGCCAGCCTGCTCGACCTCGCCCAGTTCGCTGACGACCTCGAACAGCTGCTCGGCCACCCCGTCGACGTGCTCAGCGCACGATCCCTCGACCGCGACACCGACTCCGAACTGCTCGCCGACGCTGTGCCGTTGTGA